The stretch of DNA atgcagagagcccgatgcgagacttgatcccaggaccctcagatcacgccctgagccaagggcagacgctcaaaacgctgagccacccaggcatctctttttttttttttttttttttttttaagaagtacagcatcttttcttgattaaaactcttcgtggtgtagggatagagggaacataccttagaatcataaaagccatctacaaagaGCCCATGGTGattatcattctcaatggggaaaacagaACTTTTCCCCTAACGTCAGGAACATGGCAGAGATGTCCACTACCACCACTGCTGTTCAatgtagtactagaagtccttgcctcagcaatcacacaaaagaaataaaaaagcatccaaattggcaagaagTCAACCTCTTACTCTGCATATGACctgatactctatatggaaaacccaaagactctacctcaaaattgttagaactcatacaggagtttagcagcatggcaggatataaaatcaatgcacagaaatcagtctTTTCTATACACTATCTATACACTTTTCTATACACAATACAAtcagcatttctatacactaagacagaagaaagagaaactaaggagtcagtcccatttacagttgcacccaaaaccataacctaggaataaacctatccaaagaggcaaaagatctgtactcagaaaactacagaacacttatgaaagaaattgaggaagacacaaagacataggaaaacattccatgctggtggattggaagaacaaatatgttaaaatatctatgctacctagaggaatctatacattcaatgcaatccctatcaaaataccatcaacttacaTCAcaaagttggaacaaataatcctaaaatttgtatggaaccagaaaagaccacaaatagccaaaggaatattgaaaaaactAGAACTGATAGCATCACAATCCTAGACTTCAAGCTCtgttacaaagctataatcatcaagacagtatggtactagcacaaaaacagacacaaagatcaatggaacagaatagagaacccagaaatggaccctcaactctgtggtcaactcatcttcaacaaagcaggtcaactcatcttcaacaaagcaggaaagaatatccagtggaaaaaagatggtgtcttcaacaaatggtgttgggaaaattgggacagacacatggagaagaatgaaactggaccatttcctcacaccatacacaaaaatagactcaaaatgaatgaaagacctaaatgtgatacaggaatccatcaaaatcatagaggagaacatagggagcaacctctgtgaccttggctgcagcaacttcttgctagacacatctccaaaggcaagggaaacaaggaaaacaggaactattaggacttcatcaggataaaacctttggcacagcaaaggaaacaagttGACAAAGTCAAAGGACagccaacagaatgggagaagataaaatgctcaacattactcagcatcaggaaaatacaaatctgggaagagcccagatgtctatggacagatgaatgaataaagaggggcagcccaggtggatcagtggtttagcgccaccttcagcccagggtatgatcctggagacctgggatcaagttccacctcgggctccctacatggagcctgcttctctctctgcctctgtgtctgcctctctctctcactctgtcatgaatgaatgaataaataaataaatttttttaaaaaatggataaagaagatgtgatctatacacaatggaatactactcagccatcaaaaaatgaaatcttgccatttgcagtgacgtggatggaactagaggatattatgctaagcgaaataagttagagaaacaattatatgatctcactcatgtatagaatttaagaaacaaaacaggatcataagagaagaaaaaataaaatgaaatcagagggggacaaaccataagagactcttaatcataggaaacaaactgagggtcactggaggggatgGGTGTAGGAGGAGGAAGTATCTGGGtaatgaacattaaggagggcatgtgatgtaataagcactgggtattatataagactgataaatcactgacttccacctctgaaaccaataatacattatatgttaattaattgaatttaaataaaattaagggatgcctgaatggctcagcggttgaacagctgccttcatctcagggcatgatcccggtgtccaggattgagtcccacattgggctccttgtggggagcctgcttctccctctgcctctctgtctctcatgaataaataaataaaatctttttaaataataataaaaatgaaacataatttaaaaagtaagtaagtatGGTCTAAAAGtgatatattgttaaaattacaCAAAATGAAGCCCAAAGTAACTAAAATGTTAGCTATTGCAGAACACAATAAAGGTattggaaaagaacaaatattcaaCTTGAAAGTGGGATGGTTTTATGATGTGCTTTCTTTTACAAACCATCCTTCCATGTATACCTCTTTAATGATAAATGTTTTGGTTATTTATGGATAGGCAACACTAGCTGCAGTGATGACCGAGAAGTCTCCTTTTACTACACCGATTGGTCGGAAAGATGAGGCAGATCTTGCAAAATCAGCTTTGGCTATGGCTGATTCAGATCACCTGACGATCTACAACGCATACCTAGGGTAAAGAAATAATCTGGGTGTTGTCAATAAGTCAATGACctgaggttatttatttttaaaatggttttgactttcattaaaaagatatatgtaagATTTACATTCTAATTACTTTATCTGTCAAGGTATAATTACTTCAAAGATTCGTACTTTTATAGTcctttctaaaattcaaaaatcatGTACTTTGTATTGTACCTATATTATCTCATATTTGGAGTTAATAATTTGCTAttctacacaaaagaaaaatctcagtatCGCAGTGCATATTCTTAAATTCAATTAGTAGCTCCTACAACAATTAAgattccccctcttttttttttaagatccccCTCTTGAGTAACTAATTAAAGCTTACTTTAGTTAGTACctctgagagagagagtttgaaaACATGTTGAACTTTGGTCGTTTTATTTTCCTAGATGGAAGAAAGCACGGCAAGAAGGAGGCTATCGGTCTGAAATAGCATATTGCCGGAGGAACTTTCTGAATAGAACATCACTGTTAACCCTAGAGGTAAGTTTAAAACAGTTTCCTAATTCAGAGTCATAAGGTTGACTCAtagggtttgtttggttttttagaaaaagaaatgcctaggatagtgcttgacacatagtaCAGATTTaatttactgaattaaaaaatttggggcagcctgggtggctcagttgtttagcgccaccttcagtcccagggggtgatcttggagacccaggatcgagtcccacatcaggctccctgcatggaacctgcttctccctctgcctgtgtctctgcctctctctctctgtgtctatgaataaataaataaaatttgtaattttttgtttggttgtttctCCCAATAGATAATTTTCTTGTATTACACagtgatttaaaataacatttaacagTTTTAGATAATAATCATAAGATGCTTCCAAGGCTTGGAATCTAGTCATTTTTCCTTAGAGCCTTGATTCCTtttagtgaaattattttttattttcctaaatattagGCCACCTACTTAGTTGGTAGCTACTTAGGTAGGATGATAGTTCTGGAAAGGCATCCAAGGCATCATACTGTACTGTGGCTGATGGTGACCAGATTTATAAATCTGACTTTTGGGACAGAAAATCTAATAGCTGTGCCCatcactcagattttttttaagattttatttattcatgaaagagagagagaggcagagacacaggcagagggagaagcaggctccatgcagggagcctgatctgagactcaatcccgggtctccaggatcacaccctgagctgaaggcggcactaaaccactgagccacctgggctgccccatcacTTAGATTTTGACTATTTTTGAGGACCAGAATTATTTCTTGGAGGAGAGAAAGtacaaatatagttaaaatataaagacaagtGATAGCAAAAAGCAGAACTCCTCTGCAAATAATTAATGTTCACTGTGCATAGGAAATGGTGTGTAGTACACCATCTAAAGGCAACAGTTTTTACTACAGATATGCTATAAAAGTATTCAGAAAATAATGTATCTCACATAATTCCTCTATTCCGTGcccatattttaaaaggttattttattCCCATATAACTTaaaccatttttgtgtgtgtgtgattgaaaATAAAGGCTGAgatgcagcccgggtggctcagcggtttagcgccgccttcagcccaggacatgatcctagagacccgggatcaagtccctcgtcaggctccctgcatggagcctgcttctccctctacctgtgtctctgcctctctctatctcctctctgtgtattctcatgaataaataaataaaatctttaaaaaaaaaaaaaaagaaaaagaaaataaaggctgAGAAAAGAGCAGGGACATCTCCAATATTGTCCTTCTACAAGTAGATAAAGGGATAAATTGAATAAACAGCTACCTCTGGACTAACTCACTGGGATTCAAGATGTACAGAGCTAAATCAACACTCCTTTGTCTCCACTTCCTTCCAACTGCCAAGTTGCCTCCTTCTTTCTGTGATCCTTTTCTTCACCTCCCCTGGACTGCagtgttttctatctcttcaccTACCCTGTGGTGTTGTGGCTCTTTGGCCTTTTCTCACCTGGAATCAAAGTCTCTTAAGCCCCAAACCAGAAACCTAAAGGAAATCCTAAATGTAAATGTCCCATTTAATTGCTTGCATCCTGTTTACTTTGAAAAATGCTCACCCTATAGGGGTGAAATCTTAAAGGGCTTAAGCCGATTGGTACCTAGTTCCTAAAGGTAGTTAAAGAttttaggcaatttttttttttttttttttttttttaagatttttatttagggcggccccggtggctcagcggtttagcgccacctttggtccagggcgggatcctggagacccgggatcaagtcccacgtcgggctccctgcatggagcctgcttctccctctgcttgtatctctgcctctctctctatctctaataaataaataaaatatttttaaaaatattaaaaaataattttaaaatatttttatttattcatgagcgacagagagagagagaggcagagacacaggcagagggagaagcaggctccatgcagagaccccaatgtgggactcaatccaggatcacgccctgggccgaaggtggcgctaaaccgctgggccaacCAGGCGTCCCATAGGCAACTATTTTAGATTAAATGAAGGTGTAGGTGAGATTCCCAGAGGTGAACAAAGTGGACAAAGTATTTGCAGTCCAGGGTCAAGATTCCTCTCCAGTTCTTCCTCAGTGTTAGCCCTCTGTATGACTGTCTTCATTGAGTGGAGATAAGACCTACTACTGAAGTAACTAGATTAAGTGCAGATATGATATGTTCAGGCACACTTTTATTCCTCTCACATTTTTGAGATGTTTTATGACATCTAAAGTCTTGGGATATGGAAATAGGTAACTCTTCAGTCCTTGATTTACCaggatctttttttcctcccttgtttTATTTGAGCTGTAGTTAACTAAATAATAATTTGGCATCCTATCAATTTTGATAGGAAACAGCAGTATAATATTTAGAGGGTTATTTgtcatgtttctattttaatcaGTAATGATCTTGTCTCTTCTTGACATAAACCAATCCAGGATGTAAAGCAGGAGTTAATGAAGTTGGTTAAGGCAGCAGGATTTTCATCATCCACAACATCTAATGACTGGGAAGAAAACAGAGCCTCACAGACCCTTCCCTTCCAAGAAATTGCCCTTCTTAAAGCTGTTCTGGCCGCTGGACTATATGACAACGTGGGGAAGATAATCTATACAAAGTCAGTTGATGTTACAGAAAAGTTGGCTTGCATTGTGGAGACAGCCCAAGGCAAAGCACAAGTACATCCATCCTCAGTAAATCGAGATTTGCAAACTTACGGATGGCTCTTATACCAGGAGAAGGTAAAGTGCTCATTCTTAATTCCACTATTCAGGGCATTTTTCTAGAAGTCAGTTGTAACAAGTTAGGGTGTCCCACAAGTATTATATCTGGTTCGCAAATTGAGCTATTTATTTCTGTACATATTTGAAATCTGTATGTGTATagtttctcataaaaaaaaaagtcctttatttctttcgcttaaggaaagaaaaatattaaggttTCCATTCTGACCATCATCTTTCCTACTTGAGATAAAGACAATTATAGCAAATAGATATTCTTTAGTAATGTGTCAGTTCCCAGAGATTTCACCAAAAGGTACTACCTCAACAGAGAACAAAGACATGTTATATGTGCATTCCAAATAAGGGGGATACGGAATTAGAACTTTATATGATCTGGCAACAGTTTGAGTCACAATGTAACCCAAGataatttaaaagcaattatttagagattaccattttaaaaaaaatcttttacagCTTGCTGTAAAATAACAAGGATCCATAATTTCAAGCACTGGCTCATAAAACCATTAGCCTCTaataaaacttaaatgtaaaacatgacGAATTATTGACTAGGGGCCATAGCTGAATATTGGTCTAGAAACCAGACTCtatgaaacagttttttttttttgcagctaaTTTACAGCATTGGCATTATAAAATTGCTTGTTCATAGTTTCATTTATGTTCAAGGTATATAATTCACCCTTGCAATTAATGTTTTAAAGTGGCTTTTAATAGTGTAATTGCACAGATGGCAAATGTGATGATTATAAAGTTGGCAGACTATGCACATATGAGAATATAAAGGCAGCTTTACAAAACTTGTAGgagtaaattataaaaaatgcttACATGGAACATAAATgaatttcttagatttttaggctgtgaagtttttgttgttgtttttttttcccctctttattcCTATGCAGGTAAGGTATACCCGAGTTTATCTGAGGGAAACTACCCTAATAACCCcttttccagttttgctttttgGTGGTGATATCGAAGTTCAACACCGGGAACGTCTTCTTTCTGTTGATGGCTGGATCTATTTTCAGGTACGTGCTACCACTGCTCTCATAACATTAAAGTTTTCTACTTGCAGTACTATtgaggcagatttttaaaattttattggcaTTTGCATAATTTCTTCCTATAATGTGACTTTTAAAGAGGGAGACTTCCTTATTTTATCTCActtatattgttttaaatctgTTTAAATAGGATAATCAAATTATAGTGCTATTACAGATTGCATTTATTATCAGTAATAACTTGGCTATGTGTTGTGTACTTCAATAGTTAATTATACATGGACTATCCCAAATTTAATAACCTAATAACCTTATTATTAACTTCtgtagtttaaataattttcttagtttAAATTGTTATTGGCCAAGCAAGACTTAAACCTAGAACTATTAGATCCTCAAACTTAAGTTCCTTCTGCCAATTGTGCCACCTATAAGAAGACATAGACTGAGTGATAGCTTTTAATGAGTATGGTCAagtttttctctggaaaaattaGACCAATCATCACTATGGGCAATAAGCTTATTTCTTTGTGACCCCATCAACACTGACCAGCTTAAACAGATCTAATACATTCTGTTACTGTATGCTATCATGATTTGTCTAAGACTGGAGAAGTAAActtaaatacaactttaaaaatagatgcagcagggggagggcaaaaaaaaaaaaaaaaaaaaaaaaaaaaaatagatgcagcTGTCTCCAAGAGGACAAGGTGGTAGAAATCATCTAACTGGATTGTGGTCATGGTTGTACAACTGCATAAATATACTAAAAgtcactgaattgcacacttacCTATGAGTATACTTTTAAGGTTAGTAAATTACATGTCATTAAGCTGTTAATTCCTTCCCCAAAATTGCAGTCTTTACTCCTGCAGAGTTATTGTAAGAGAAGCTACAGAGAGTAATTTGCCTCTATTTttctaataacattttatattaaagtcAAGATGTGCTAAAGCAGATCATGAGGTATCATGCTTACCTTTATTTATTGAAACACATTCACACTCCCAGGAATTAACTTTGACCCATTTGTCATCTCCTCTCACCAGGCCCCTGTGAAAATAGCCGTAATTTTCAAGCAGCTTAGAGTTCTCATTGattctgttttaagaaaaaagctTGAAAATCCTAAGATGTCCCTTGAAAGTAAGTATTTGATTATAATGTAAGTAGAAAACCACCTATTTTTAAACATTGGAGTATTATATTAGAGCACACTGAAGTCTTACAGTCCATGTgattaaaaattttcataaaatttattttatgctgAATTCTGTCAGACTCCCAGACAATGCCTTATTGTTCACATTCTAATTATCCTCCTGAttcttttactctttcttcttctcagCTTCACTTCTAAACTTATGGCCATTTCACAGAAAAAAGGATGGTAAAACTGAGCATTGTAAACTTTGATTATAAGGGACTCTCTGTGAGGTTTCCAGCATGTAACAAAACCTCCTTAGCAAATACTGTAGCCTCTGTTGCTCTGTTTGTCAAAATAATTGGTGTTTGATACTTTTGTTGTGTAGAGAGATCTGTCACTTCCCTATTGACACCTCTCCAGGAGCCTTCCCTGttaagtttttgtttcctttggactAAACATGGAGCAACTGATATCTGAGCCAGGTGAAAAGTTAGGAAACCCTgtcttaaaggaatttttaaagaaataattccttATAAAGGACAGTAGTTACATCGCATCATCTCTGGGCTTTAGCCTACTTTTTGTCAAAGTAGG from Canis lupus familiaris isolate Mischka breed German Shepherd unplaced genomic scaffold, alternate assembly UU_Cfam_GSD_1.0 chrUn_S591H753, whole genome shotgun sequence encodes:
- the LOC119879306 gene encoding LOW QUALITY PROTEIN: ATP-dependent RNA helicase DHX29-like (The sequence of the model RefSeq protein was modified relative to this genomic sequence to represent the inferred CDS: inserted 1 base in 1 codon; deleted 1 base in 1 codon); translation: SSKEKLLLRTMILTFRYKVIALHSILSTQDQAAAFTLPPPGVRKIVLATNIAETGITIPDVVFVIDTGRTKENKYHESSQMSSLVETFVSKXSALQRQGRAGRVRDGFCFRMYTRERFEGFMDYSVPEILRVPLEELCLHIMKCNLGSPEDFLSKALDPPQLQVISNAMNLLRKIGACELNEPTLTPLGQHLAALPVNVKIGKMLIFGAIFGCLDPVATLAAVMTEKSPFTTPIGRKDEADLAKSALAMADSDHLTIYNAYLGWKKARQEGGYRSEIAYCRRNFLNRTSLLTLEDVKQELMKLVKAAGFSSSTTSNDWEENRASQTLPFQEIALLKAVLAAGLYDNVGKIIYTKSVDVTEKLACIVETAQGKAQVHPSSVNRDLQTYGWLLYQEKVRYTRVYLRETTLITPFPVLLFGGDIEVQHRERLLSVDGWIYFQAPVKIAVIFKQLRVLIDSVLRKKLENPKMSLENDKILQIITELIKTENHN